One part of the Solanum dulcamara chromosome 8, daSolDulc1.2, whole genome shotgun sequence genome encodes these proteins:
- the LOC129900590 gene encoding sugar transport protein 8-like, producing MSTIQSNNSKITIYVVSCWIFAAFGGLMFGYDIGISGGVSGMDDFLIKFFPNVYERKLHAKENNYCKYDDQLLQLFTSSLYLSALVSSFFASKACSALGRRPTIFMASLFFIAGAIISALSEHRWMLIVGRILFGVGVGFGNETVPLFLTEVAPIQLRGAVNIMFQLFVTIGIFIANLVNYATANMHPNGWRVSLGLAAIPAFLLLIGCFVITDTPASLIERGKDEQGKAALKKVRGVEDVEVEFKEIVAACEQAKAVQHPFRNLMKSASIPPLVVAILLQVFQQFTGINAIMFYAPVLFQTMGFKSDGALLSAVITGLVNVGSTFVSIYAVDKVGRRKLLLQACCQMLISQLAIGIILSTSLKETGTLNKTLAAVVVVLVCTYVMSFAWSWGPLGWLIPSETFPMETRTAGFAFAVSTNMLFTSIIAQAFLTMLCKMQAYIFFFFSGWIVVMGLFVIFLLPETKGIPIDGMVDVWKSHPVWKKCFKNE from the exons ATGTCGACAATTCAATCTAACAACTCCAAGATCACAATCTATGTGGTATCATGTTGGATCTTTGCTGCCTTTGGAGGGCTTATGTTTGGTTACGATATTGGTATTTCAG GTGGAGTGTCTGGAATGGATGATTTCTTGATAAAATTCTTCCCAAATGTATACGAAAGGAAGCTTCACGCAAAGGAGAACAATTATTGTAAATATGATGATCAACTTCTCCAGCTATTTACCTCATCTTTATACCTATCAGCTTTGGTTTCTAGCTTCTTTGCTTCCAAGGCCTGCTCAGCTTTGGGCCGTAGGCCCACCATTTTCATGGCTTCTCTGTTCTTCATTGCTGGGGCCATTATAAGTGCTTTATCTGAACACAGATGGATGCTCATTGTTGGTAGAATTTTGTTTGGTGTTGGTGTTGGCTTCGGAAATGAG ACTGTTCCCCTGTTTTTGACAGAGGTAGCACCAATCCAACTCAGAGGAGCTGTGAATATTATGTTCCAACTTTTCGTAACAATAGGAATATTCATAGCGAATCTGGTGAATTATGCAACAGCCAATATGCATCCCAACGGCTGGAGGGTGTCACTTGGCCTTGCAGCCATTCCAGCGTTCCTTCTGCTCATCGGTTGCTTCGTTATCACTGACACTCCAGCCAGTTTAATCGAACGTGGCAAGGACGAACAGGGCAAAGCTGCACTAAAGAAAGTTAGGGGAGTTGAAGATGTTGAAGTTGAATTTAAGGAAATAGTTGCTGCTTGTGAACAAGCCAAGGCGGTGCAACATCCATTCAGGAACCTAATGAAGTCTGCAAGTATCCCACCGCTTGTGGTTGCTATACTATTGCAGGTGTTCCAGCAATTCACTGGAATTAACGCCATTATGTTCTACGCACCTGTCCTGTTCCAGACCATGGGATTCAAGTCTGATGGTGCACTTTTGTCCGCTGTCATAACTGGACTTGTTAACGTTGGCTCCACATTTGTTTCAATCTATGCCGTTGACAAGGTTGGAAGGAGAAAATTGCTCCTCCAGGCTTGTTGCCAAATGTTAATCTCTCAG TTGGCAATTGGAATAATTTTGTCAACCAGTTTGAAGGAGACAGGAACATTAAACAAGACACTAGCAGCAGTGGTGGTGGTTCTTGTGTGCACATATGTTATGTCATTTGCCTGGTCATGGGGACCTCTAGGATGGTTGATTCCCAGTGAGACATTCCCAATGGAGACAAGGACAGCCGGTTTCGCTTTTGCTGTCAGCACAAACATGCTTTTCACCTCAATCATCGCTCAGGCATTCTTGACAATGCTCTGCAAAATGCAGGCatacattttcttcttcttctctggCTGGATCGTCGTGATGGGACTGTTCGTCATCTTCCTATTGCCAGAGACCAAGGGAATCCCCATTGATGGAATGGTTGATGTCTGGAAGTCACATCCAGTATGGAAGAAATGCTTCAAGAATGAATAG
- the LOC129900589 gene encoding photosystem I reaction center subunit II, chloroplastic: MAMATQASLFTPALSAPKSSAPWKQSLIAFSTPKQLKSNVSMTRPIRAMAEEAPASASTKEKPAAPAGFTPPQLDPNTPSPIFGGSTGGLLRKAQVEEFYVITWESPKEQIFEMPTGGAAIMREGPNLLKLARKEQCLALGTRLRSKYKINYQFYRVFPNGEVQYLHPKDGVYPEKVNPGREGVGLNLRSIGKNKSSIEVKFTGKQVYDL, translated from the coding sequence ATGGCCATGGCAACTCAAGCTTCTCTCTTCACCCCTGCTCTCTCCGCCCCCAAATCATCCGCTCCATGGAAACAATCCCTCATAGCCTTCTCCACTCCTAAGCAACTCAAATCCAATGTCTCAATGACCCGACCCATCCGGGCCATGGCCGAAGAAGCCCCCGCTTCTGCTTCCACCAAAGAGAAACCCGCTGCTCCAGCGGGTTTCACCCCACCTCAATTAGACCCAAACACACCTTCCCCAATCTTCGGTGGCAGCACTGGTGGACTTCTTCGCAAAGCCCAAGTCGAGGAATTCTACGTCATCACGTGGGAATCACCAAAGGAACAGATCTTCGAGATGCCAACAGGTGGTGCTGCTATAATGAGGGAAGGACCCAATTTGTTGAAACTGGCCAGGAAAGAGCAGTGTTTAGCACTTGGTACAAGGTTGAGATCCAAGTACAAGATTAACTACCAGTTCTACAGGGTGTTCCCTAATGGTGAGGTGCAATACTTGCACCCCAAAGATGGTGTGTACCCGGAAAAGGTGAATCCGGGTCGTGAAGGAGTTGGACTGAACCTTAGATCCATTGGAAAGAATAAGAGTTCTATTGAAGTCAAGTTCACTGGCAAACAAGTCTATGATTTGTAA